AGACATTTTACCGGCATCGGAGGTGCTGCCCACGGTGTTCACGGTTTGGTCTTCCACGCAGTACACCATCTCGCTCCGCTCCCGGCTATACCAGTTGTTGCCGATAATGCCGTTGAGGGCGGGCACGCTGCCGGTATATACGGACGCATGGCCCGGCCCGGTATAGGTGGGCACGTAGCTGTACTGGTTGTTTTTGAAGTTGAAGCCCTGCTTCACCAGTTTGCGGAAGCCATCGTTTCCGTACTTGTCCCAGTACCGGTACAGGTAGTCGTAGCGCATCTGGTCTACCACTATGCCGACCACCAGCTTTGGCCTCGGCAGCAGCATATCGGTGTTCTCTGAATCGGCAAGCGCCTTGGTTTCAGTGGCAGTTGAAGTGGCGGAGCCCGCGCAGGCGCTCAGCACGAGCAGACAGGCTGCGGCCACTTTCGCGGCCAAACCGTGCTTTAAAATGCGTTTTTTCATATATGATACTGTATACCCGCCTACAAATATAACAGGTAATGCCGCTTTCTTGCCATCTTACGACGCTTTTGCGCGCTTTTCACGGATTGGTGCGACACGGCACAGACACCCCGAAAAAAAAGCAGCGCTCCTGCTGTTGCCGGGCGCTGCTGCAAAAAGGTCCTGTTTCTTTATTTCGCTGCCAGTGCCTCTGCACCACCCACAATCTCAAGGATTTCCTTGGTGATGGCTGCCTGACGCGTCCTGTTATACGTTAGCTTCAGCTCTTTTATAAGCTCGCCGGCGTTCTCCGTTGCTTTGTCCATGGCGGTCATACGGGCACCGTGCTCCGAAGCGTTCGACTCCAGCACAGCTTTGTATACCTGTATTTTCAGCGACTTCGGGATCAGCTCTTCAATTATCTGCTCTTTCGACGGCTCGAAGGTATAGTCCACCAGCATGGCCGCAGCATCAGCTGCTACAGCAGGTTTGTCTTCAATAGGCAGAAACTGCTCGTGCCGCACGATTTGAGTCGCTACGTTCTTGAACTCGTTATACACCAGGTCTACCTGGTCATACTCCTTTGCCACAAAACCATCCATGGCCCGCTCCGCCGCGCCGCGCACCGTGTCAAAAGACAAATTCGTAAAGACGCCGCTGTAGTCACCGATGACCGGCATGCCCCGCTTGTTGAAGGCGTCCAGGGCCTTTTTGCCGATGGTGAGCACCGTCACGTTGCCTGCGGCAGCCTGGCTGCTGTACTTGCTGCCGATCAGGGCCACGACGGCCTTCACGATGTTGGCATTGAACGCGCCCGCCAGGCCCCGGTCAGAAGTCACGGCGATGATCAGCACGCGGTTCACATCGCGCTTTTCGGCGTATATGTTCGTTACAGTGCCCTCTGTCTGCGACGACAGGTTTGCCAGAATGCCGCTCAGGCGCTGCGCGTAGGGGCGCATGCGCATGATATTGTCCTGGGCACGCCGCAACTTCGCAGCCGACACCATTTTCATGGCTTTGGTAATCTGCTGTGTCGAAGAAACTGAAACAATGCGGCTCCTGACTTCTTTTAAACTCGCCATATGGTTTTATTGTAGCATAAAGGCAGGAGCTAAAGGAATGCGCCTTTAACTCCTGCCTTTTATATAGGTCTATTTCTTGTAACTGGCTGCCACCTCGCGCGCCACCTGCTTCAGGGTTCCGGTAATCTGATCATCCAGCTTTCCGGCCCGCAGGGCACTCAGCACATCGGCGTGTTGCGCGCGCAGGTTACGCAGGAAGTCCTTCTCAAAAGCTCTCACCTCGTTTACCGGCACGCTGTCCAGCAAGCCGTTTGTGGCGCAGTAGATAATGGCCACCTGCTCTTCTACCGCTACCGGGGAAAGCTGCGACTGCTTCAGGATTTCCAGGTTGCGGCGGCCGCGCTCAATGGTCAGTTTGGTAGAGGCGTCCAGGTCTGAACCGAACTTGGCAAACGCCTCCAGTTCGCGGAACTGCGCCTGGTCCAGTTTCAGGGTACCGGCCACCTTTTTCATGGACTTGATCTGAGCCGAACCACCCACACGCGATACCGAGATACCTACGTTAATGGCAGGACGGATACCGGCGTTGAACAGGTTGGTCTCCAGGAAGATCTGCCCGTCGGTAATCGAGATCACGTTGGTGGGGATATAGGCAGACACGTCTCCGGCCTGCGTCTCGATGATCGGGAGAGCCGTTAAGGAACCACCGCCTTTCACCAGGTGCCGGATGGAGTCCGGAAGGTCGTTCATGTTCTGTGCGATCTCGTCCGAGTTGTTGATCTTGGCTGCACGCTCCAGCAGGCGGGAGTGCAGGTAAAACACGTCGCCTGGGTAGGCTTCGCGTCCAGGCGGGCGGCGCAGCAGCAGCGACACCTCACGGTAGGCCACTGCCTGCTTCGACAGGTCGTCATATACCACCAGGGCCGGACGGCCGGTGTCGCGGAAGAACTCGCCGATGGCGGCACCGGTAAATGGTGCGAAGAACTGCATTGGTGCAGGGTCGGCCGCCGTGGCCGCCACTACTACCGTGTAGGCCATCGCACCGCCTTCTTCCAGCGATTTCACAATCTGCGCTACCGTGGACGCTTTCTGGCCAATGGCCACATAGATACAGAACACAGGCTCGCCTCTGTCGAAGTACTCGCGCTGGTTCAGGATGGTGTCAATCGCCACGGTTGATTTACCTGTCTGGCGGTCCCCGATGATAAGCTCGCGCTGGCCGCGGCCAATCGGAATCATCGAGTCAATTGCTTTGATGCCCGTCTGCATCGGCTCGTTTACCGGCTGGCGGTATATAACGCCCGGGGCCTTGCGTTCCAGCGGCATCTCATATAGCTCGCCCGAAATTGGGCCCTTGCCGTCAATCGGCTGGCCGAGCGTATTTACCACGCGGCCTATGATGCCTTCGCCTACCTGAATAGAGGCGATACGGTTTGTTCTCTTTACAGTGGCACCTTCTTTTATTTCGCTGTAGTCGCCGAGCAACACGGCTCCCACGTTGTCTTCCTCCAGGTTAAGCACAAGGGCCTGAAGTCCGTTCTCAAATTCTAAAAGCTCCCCGGACTGTGCCTTAGAAAGGCCGTAGATGCGGGCGACACCGTCTCCGACCTGCAGCACTGTTCCTACTTCTTCCAGTTCCGCCTCGGTGCGGAAGTTGGACAGCTGTTCTCTTAATATGGCTGATACTTCATCAGGTCTTACTTCTGCCATGATTATAGTTTATTAATATAGGAGTTGTCTTTAAAATCATTTCTCAGTTTGCGCAGGCTGTTCCGCACAGAGCTGTCTATTTGTTGGTCGCCCACGCGCAGCACGAAACCACCGATGAGCGCGGGGTCTACCGACTCTTTCAGTTGGATGGATTTGCCGGTTTCAGCGGTTAATCGCTTTATCAGGGATTCCCGTTGCGTCGGCGCAAGCGGGTAAGCGCTTGTCACGGTTGCTATCTGGATGCCCTTTACCTCGTTGTACTGCTTCTCAAACTCAGCGGTCATGGGCAGCAGTACCGCCTCCCGGTTTTTCTGGGCCACGAGGTTAAAGAACAGCAGGGTCATGGGCTGCACCTTGCCCGTAAAGATGCTGTTGATTACCTTCAGCTTCTTGTCTGACTTAATGACCGGGTTTGTGAGCAGCAACTCGAAGCCCCTGTTCTGCGCAACGACGGAGGAGAACAGCAGCATATCCTGGTGCACCTGCTCCAGGACCCCTTTCTCGCCCGCCAGCTCAATCAGCGACTTCGCGTACCTGGAAGCAACTCTTATATCTGACATAATTTCTTATATAGGAAGCATGCCTCTCGCTCAGGAAAGGCACCATCAGCTTATGTTTTAGTAAAGTGTTACTTCGCGCACATAGTCCTGTGCCAGCGCCTGCTGTGCCTGCGGGTCGCTCAGTTCTCTGCGGAGGATGCGTTCCGCTATCTCGATGGAGAGTGCTGCAGCCTGGTTTTTCACCTCTGCGATGGCGGCGCGCTTCTCAGTCTCGATCGCTTCGCGGGCCATGGCAATCATGCGGGCACCTTCTTCGTTCGCTTTTTCCTTTGCCCGCTCCACCAGGTTGTTGCCAGCCTCTGTCGCGTCTCTGAGTATCTTGTCGCGCTCCAGGCGCGCCTGTGCCAGCAGTTTCTCGTTCTCAGCCTTCAGGCCCTGCATCTCCAGCTTTGCCTTCTCCGCTGCGCTCAGGGCGCCCTCAATGGATGCCTCGCGCTCGTGCAGCGCCTTCATGATCGGCTTCCAGGCAAACTTTGTCAGCAGGAACAAAACGATCAAGAACGTGACTGCCTGCCAGAAAATCAGACCTATACCAGGGGTTACTAATTCCATTATGCTATAATTTGAAAATCGCTATATGAGGATGGCTCCGTTTGCCGCCAGGCGCTACGTCTGCCTTTTTAACTATCACTATAGGTTAGATCTCATCGTCCGGACCATTCGTCCGGACGAGAGACCTGCAAAAACTATTGCTAGCCT
This window of the Pontibacter russatus genome carries:
- the atpG gene encoding ATP synthase F1 subunit gamma, which codes for MASLKEVRSRIVSVSSTQQITKAMKMVSAAKLRRAQDNIMRMRPYAQRLSGILANLSSQTEGTVTNIYAEKRDVNRVLIIAVTSDRGLAGAFNANIVKAVVALIGSKYSSQAAAGNVTVLTIGKKALDAFNKRGMPVIGDYSGVFTNLSFDTVRGAAERAMDGFVAKEYDQVDLVYNEFKNVATQIVRHEQFLPIEDKPAVAADAAAMLVDYTFEPSKEQIIEELIPKSLKIQVYKAVLESNASEHGARMTAMDKATENAGELIKELKLTYNRTRQAAITKEILEIVGGAEALAAK
- the atpA gene encoding F0F1 ATP synthase subunit alpha, with the protein product MAEVRPDEVSAILREQLSNFRTEAELEEVGTVLQVGDGVARIYGLSKAQSGELLEFENGLQALVLNLEEDNVGAVLLGDYSEIKEGATVKRTNRIASIQVGEGIIGRVVNTLGQPIDGKGPISGELYEMPLERKAPGVIYRQPVNEPMQTGIKAIDSMIPIGRGQRELIIGDRQTGKSTVAIDTILNQREYFDRGEPVFCIYVAIGQKASTVAQIVKSLEEGGAMAYTVVVAATAADPAPMQFFAPFTGAAIGEFFRDTGRPALVVYDDLSKQAVAYREVSLLLRRPPGREAYPGDVFYLHSRLLERAAKINNSDEIAQNMNDLPDSIRHLVKGGGSLTALPIIETQAGDVSAYIPTNVISITDGQIFLETNLFNAGIRPAINVGISVSRVGGSAQIKSMKKVAGTLKLDQAQFRELEAFAKFGSDLDASTKLTIERGRRNLEILKQSQLSPVAVEEQVAIIYCATNGLLDSVPVNEVRAFEKDFLRNLRAQHADVLSALRAGKLDDQITGTLKQVAREVAASYKK
- the atpH gene encoding ATP synthase F1 subunit delta → MSDIRVASRYAKSLIELAGEKGVLEQVHQDMLLFSSVVAQNRGFELLLTNPVIKSDKKLKVINSIFTGKVQPMTLLFFNLVAQKNREAVLLPMTAEFEKQYNEVKGIQIATVTSAYPLAPTQRESLIKRLTAETGKSIQLKESVDPALIGGFVLRVGDQQIDSSVRNSLRKLRNDFKDNSYINKL
- a CDS encoding F0F1 ATP synthase subunit B; this encodes MELVTPGIGLIFWQAVTFLIVLFLLTKFAWKPIMKALHEREASIEGALSAAEKAKLEMQGLKAENEKLLAQARLERDKILRDATEAGNNLVERAKEKANEEGARMIAMAREAIETEKRAAIAEVKNQAAALSIEIAERILRRELSDPQAQQALAQDYVREVTLY